CTGCCCATGCTTGAAAAAGCCTTCGCTGGTCAACAGGTGGAATTTGAAATGGCCATTCCATACGACAATATCGGCCAACGTTGGGGACATGTGATTTTTGTTCCCGAGCATAATGCTGAAGGCGATGTCGTTGGTGTGGTCACCATGCTGACGGACATCACCATACGCAAACAGGCGGAGCTGGATCTGGAGCAGGCGCGTGACAGTGCGCTGGAAGCCGTACGTGCCAAGGATGATTTCCTGGCCCGGCTTTCCCATGAACTGAGAACCCCGCTCAGCCCGGTCCTGCTCCTCGCTAGTGAAGGTAGCACCAACCAGGACATCCCTGAAAACGTGCGGGCTGAGTTTGAAATCATCCGCAAAAATGTGGACCTCGAAGCGCGCCTCATTGATGACCTCCTGGACATTACCCGCATCACCCGTGGCAAGTTGATCCTGGATCTGCAGCCAGTGGACATGCATGCCATCATCCAGGATGCCATCGCCACGATTCGAGGCGAAGCCGATGCCCGGCGTGTCTCCGTTACCCTCAGTCATACTCCAGGCAACCACCTAGTGATGGGAGATGCTGTCCGCTTGCAGCAAGTTTTGTGGAATCTTTTGAACAATGCCGTCAAGTTCACATCCTCAGGCGGCACCATCACCGTGGAAACCCACCCCGTCGCTGATGGAAAGTCCCTGTCCATCCAAGTGGTCGATAATGGCATCGGCATGAGTGAGGACGAACTGGGCCGCATCTTTGATGCCTTTTCACAGGGGGATCATGCGGGCAAGGGCAGTGCGCAGCACTTTGGTGGCCTTGGCCTCGGCCTAGCCATCACACGCATGCTGGTGGAGCTTCACCAAGGCCAGATCTGTGCACACAGTGATGGGCGCGGTCATGGCTCGACCTTTGTGGTGCACCTGCCATTGCTGAAGCTCTCCTCTGCCACCACTCCTGTGCCGGTTCGCAAACTGCCTGCCGCAGGTACATCCGTTCGGGCCGCCCAGGTCAGTCTTCGCATTTTGTTGGTGGAGGATCATGAGCCTACCCGAGGAGTGGTTGCTGCACTTCTCAGGCGTCGGCGGCATGAAGTGAGCCTGGCTGGCTCTCTGGAAGAAGCTCGGCAACAGGTCGTCAATGGAACCTTCGATCTTCTGATTTCAGACCTGGGTTTGCCAGATGGAACGGGATATGAACTGATGGAAGAAATCGGGCATCACTTCAGGCTCAAGGGCATCGCCGTCAGCGGCTTCGGCATGGAGCAAGACATTCATCGAAGCCGCGCCGCAGGATTTTTGGTGCATCTCATCAAGCCCGTTAGAATCGAAGCTCTGGAGAATGCCATCAATACAATCCAGTCACCTGGCGACCTTGCACACGGCAAGGTACCCGCCTTGCAAAATACCGTAGATTCCCCACCACCCACAAATATTTAGCCCCGTTTCCCTGGTGAAACGGAGGCATTCATTCGTGGCACGCTTCACGCATAAGAATAGGGGAGGGCAATGACGCCCTCATCAACCACCATCTTATTATGACAAAACTCGGCATGAAAGGCAGTTGGAACGAAACCAAGGGCAAGCTTAAACAGAAGTATGCCCAACTCACCGACGATGACCTTCTCTTCGAAGAGGGAAAAGAAGATGAGCTTTTGGGTCGCATCCAGAAACGCACCGGTGAGACAAAGGAAAAAATCCGCAGCTACATCGAAGAGGTGTAAGTGCCGGAGGTTTCCCCTCTCACTCCGCACGGGATTAAATCCCGTTTAACCAACTTTACTCTGTCCCCGGCATTTGTTTCAAATGTCGGGGACATTTTTTTTAGCGGCCTTCCTTGGCGGTCGAATGCAGAGATTCATTGCAATCGATCTGACGGATCGTGATCGCCACATCCAGCCCCTGATACGAACCGGGCGGGCCATCATAAATACCGCTGACCGGCATCACACCACGTGGGTGAGCGCTGACTCCCAAAGGAACATGCTTGCGGGAAACCACATCTCCCACAGTCGGGTCAAATCCACGCCAGCCGCTGTCCGGGAGATAGACTTCCACCCAGGCATGAGTGGAACCTCGCCCAGCCGCAGCCGCCATCGCATCCAAATATCCGCTGACAAAACGTGCTGCTATTCCCAATGCCCGGCAAGCCTCCATGAGCAGGGTGGCCATATCCCGGCAGGAGCCAGTGCCAAGGGTAAGAGTACGCGCAGGGGACTGCACTCCGCGTTCCTCCCTCCGCATGTATTTGATTTGAGCGTTAATACAACGGTTAAGGTGGGTCACCATGGACAGTGCCGTTGGTTCTGGCACCGTTTGTCTCTGTGCGTCCGCCCAGCTCGCCACGGCGGCAGCATCATCTTCATAGACTGGTGCAATGTAGCCGGATACCACGCCCAACTCCATCTGTGGATAGGTCACTGGCATCGTCACCTCAGATGCTCGGGAGCGCAATTGAGGCGCCTCATCTTCAGGCCCCTCCACACGGTCAATGATCACCACATTCACAATCTCCAGTTTGTCTGCCGGTTCAGCGATTTCCGCCAGGGCAATGCTATTGCCGAACAGATCCGTCAGCCAAAATAACTTGGCCTCAGGCTGCACGGTCAATTCGTGTTTGACCACCGTGATGTCATGTCCTTCACGTGGCCGCAGCACCAAGCGATGCAGCCCGAAATTCACGGGTTCCGCGTAGCGGTACACCGTGCGGTGTTCGATGTAATAACGTCTCATGGTGAAACGGAAGGCGGGCGTTTACCCTGTATCCAGGTTAGATTACGAATGGGAGATGCAGACCTGCTGAAGCTCCTCTTCAGAAAGCTTGCGATAGTCCGGATCCAGCGCCTGGCAAATCACCGTCTGACGGTCCAGCTGCAAATATCCAAACGAGGTACAAACGGACACATCAGCCGCATCACGCCCGGTGCCAATGTGCACGACCGCATCTGGGGAAGAGAGCCCTGTGGCGTCCCACAGGAGCCAACGCCCCCCCACCCAGGTTTCAAAACAAGCATGAAAATCCGGAGGATTGAGCTCATGCGCGTACCCGGTAAAATATCGCGCTGGGATATTCAATGCCCGGCAGAGCGCGATGCCCAGATGGGCAAAATCACGGCAGACACCTTGCCTTTCCACTAGGGTATCCTCCGATGATGTGGTAGAAGTGGTGGAGCCGCTCACATAGTCAATGTGGGAGGATATCCATTTCACAATGGCCTGCACCTGTTTCAGCGGAGTTTCGAATTCCCCAAAAAGCTTTGCAGCCAGATTCCCCAAACGGTCAGATTGGCAATAGCGGCTTGGGTAAAGTAGCGCCAGCACATCCAGCTCAAATTCGCCCAATGGCATATCGGGAATTTCACTCATGCTCAGCTTCAGAGCGGACGTTTCTACGATGACTTGATACCGGATGTGATATACCCCAGGCAACTGGGCCGTGATCTGATCAAACCGGTTGCCCGTGACAGGATCCGTATGCTGCACATGCGGCATTTGCGGCACGAGCGTGAATTTCTCATCCGTCAGCATCTGGTGAGAATTGATTTTTGGACGGATGTTCAGCAGGAATATGACAGGAGCGGTTGCCGTGTAATCCAGCTCACAGGTGATTTGAAATCTCATGGGAAGGGCAGGGGGGAGGAGTGGGAGCGTTGAGGTTTTAAGAATGCGGAGAGTGGTGCATTGCATGGTCTGTGCCACGCGAGTGTGCGAGAGCTTTATCTAGAAAAAACCACAGGCTGATTGCGTATTGCAATGACGGAGCCTTGCAAGTTGCCGGGTTACTTTTGAATAGTTGCATACTTTCCCGCACTGATAGCCATTTGCGGCGTGGCACGGGTCTTGCAATGTGGAGTTTCTAATAATGGTTGTTTGCCTGATCTCCCAATTTTATTCTAAATAGCCGTGATACAGCCCGCTTTAGTCCAAGCACCCGAACTAAGCCAGCACTTGTCGCAGGAACTGCGAATCAAATTGACCGTGCTGCAAACCCCCACGCATGAACTGGACCTGCTCGTGAGACAGGAATTGCAGCAAAATCCAGTTCTGGAACTGGAAAATGGGCTTGAATCCACTTTTGAAACCAGCCTCGAAGATCCCGTGGAGGACTCCTGGGATACGGAATTGAGCAATATGGCTCGTATGGATGATGAATGGCGTCCGACCCCGCTCAAGCCCGCCGTTTCAGCAGAAACTGAGGAGCGACGCCAGTTCATGATGGAGTCTCTGACCAAGCCGGTCACCCTGGCAGAGCATGTCGAAAGTCAGTTGTTAGGCATGCGCTTCGATGAAGAGGAACGGGGTGATATTATCTTGTTGTTAGGCCACCTCAATGACAACGGCTGGCTGAAGAAGTCTCTGACCGAAATAGCTGAAGAGGAAAGCCGTCCGGTGGAAGACCTGGCCTTCGCCCAGGAAATGTTACTCACCTTGGACCCTCCTGGGCTAGGTGCTTCTGATCTTCGGCATTGCCTGATGACTCAGCTATCCAGACTGGGACGGAGCAAATCCCTCGAATACCACATTCTCGACGAATGTTTTGGCTTGCTGTCCCGACGTAAACTCGAAGACATCGCCTCCCATTTCGAAGTTGAAATCGAGGACGTGCAAGCCGCTGCAGAGCGCATCACCACCCTCAATCCTCGCCCCGCCAAAGAGCTTGAAGAAGCCCCCGTGAGTGGATTTCACGTGCAGCCCGAGATGACCATCGAAAAGCAGGATGGTAGATGGGTCGTCGTGCTGCACAAAGATGTCACCCCCTCCCTGAAGATAAGCCATTTTTACAAAAACATGATGGCCGAGGCAGAAGGGAAAAAGGATGTCCGCGAATTCATCCGCGATCACATCAAACGCGGCCGGTTTTTCATTGATATGCTGCGTCAGCGCCACCAGACCATTCAAAAAGTGGCTGAGCACATCGTGGCCAGGCAGGAGGATTTTTTTGAAACAGGTCCCGCCCATCTTAAGCCCATGACCATGGCTGAAATCGCCACAGAAGTTGGCGTGCACGAAAGCACCGTTAGCCGCACGGTGGCAGGTAAATACGCCATCACCCCTCATGGCATGTTTGAACTCCGCTCCTTCTTCACCTCTGGCATGGCCACCTACGCTGGAGAGGCTGTCAGCGCACGCGCGGTAGAAGCAGCATTAAAGGACATCGTTGCGGATGAAGACCGGCACCATCCGCTCAATGATAAAGAGATTGCAGAGCATCTGGCCCAGCGCGGTATTCGCATCTCACGCCGCACCGTGGTGAAGTACAGGGACAGGTTAGGCATCCTGCCCAGCGCATTGCGCCGGGGTCTCTGAGCCAGGGGGGGTATGCCGTAAACTTGCCCTGCATTCAGTCCTTATTCAGCCCCAGTTTCTTGCGCTTGCGATACAGCGTCGCCTGATCAATGCCCAGCATCTGAGCCGCTTCAGCTAGGCTGGGTGCATGCTCCAGTGTATGCCGGATTTGCAATTCCTCGACTTGCTCCAAGGTCATCCCCGCGAGGGCCTGGACCGAGAAAGAACCTACTGCATTCCCCGTCACATTGGAGGCAGTGTTCAGTAAAGCCGGAGAAGAGTCCACCTGATCATGTACCTCCGATGGCAGATCCGTGGCCTCGAGTTGTTCAGCAGAAGACAAGATCACGGCCCGTTCGATGGCATTGCGCAGTTCCCTCAAATTTCCCGGCCAGGGATAGCTCATGATGCGCTGCCGCGCCGTCGCCGAAATTCCTCGCAGCTTCCGCCCCACTTGGTGGGCAAAATGGTCCGTATAATATTCGGCAAACCGCAGCAGGTCATCCTGCCGCTGACGCAGCGGTGGCATCTCCACAGAGATCACATTCAGGCGGAAGTAAAGATCTTCACGGAATGTTCGGTTACGCACACACTCCTTGAGGTCGCGATTCGTTGCAGCGATCACGCGCACATCAGCTTTACGAGTGACGGTTTCACCCACCCGCTCGTATTCACGCTCCTGGAGCAGGCGCAATAACTGCGGCTGGATCTCCAGTGGCAACTCGCCGATTTCATCCAGGAAAAGGGTTCCTCCCTCCGCCTGTTTGATCTTGCCCCAGGTATCCCTGACCGCACCGGTAAAAGAGCCCTTCACGTGACCGAAAAGATCACTCTGCAGCAACTCCTTGGAAAGTGAAGGACAGCTTACGGTAACAAAAGGTTTGTCATGGAGATGGCTCTGCTCATGGATCGCCCTGGCCACCACACTTTTGCCCGTACCACTCTCTCCCAGGATCAGGATGGCCGCAGGTGCCTTGGCAGCCCGCATCAGCACATCCATCACAGATTTCATGGCAGGTGTTTCAAAGTCAAAACGC
The DNA window shown above is from Prosthecobacter fusiformis and carries:
- a CDS encoding CsbD family protein: MTKLGMKGSWNETKGKLKQKYAQLTDDDLLFEEGKEDELLGRIQKRTGETKEKIRSYIEEV
- a CDS encoding transglutaminase family protein, which gives rise to MRRYYIEHRTVYRYAEPVNFGLHRLVLRPREGHDITVVKHELTVQPEAKLFWLTDLFGNSIALAEIAEPADKLEIVNVVIIDRVEGPEDEAPQLRSRASEVTMPVTYPQMELGVVSGYIAPVYEDDAAAVASWADAQRQTVPEPTALSMVTHLNRCINAQIKYMRREERGVQSPARTLTLGTGSCRDMATLLMEACRALGIAARFVSGYLDAMAAAAGRGSTHAWVEVYLPDSGWRGFDPTVGDVVSRKHVPLGVSAHPRGVMPVSGIYDGPPGSYQGLDVAITIRQIDCNESLHSTAKEGR
- a CDS encoding transglutaminase-like domain-containing protein encodes the protein MRFQITCELDYTATAPVIFLLNIRPKINSHQMLTDEKFTLVPQMPHVQHTDPVTGNRFDQITAQLPGVYHIRYQVIVETSALKLSMSEIPDMPLGEFELDVLALLYPSRYCQSDRLGNLAAKLFGEFETPLKQVQAIVKWISSHIDYVSGSTTSTTSSEDTLVERQGVCRDFAHLGIALCRALNIPARYFTGYAHELNPPDFHACFETWVGGRWLLWDATGLSSPDAVVHIGTGRDAADVSVCTSFGYLQLDRQTVICQALDPDYRKLSEEELQQVCISHS
- the rpoN gene encoding RNA polymerase factor sigma-54 — its product is MIQPALVQAPELSQHLSQELRIKLTVLQTPTHELDLLVRQELQQNPVLELENGLESTFETSLEDPVEDSWDTELSNMARMDDEWRPTPLKPAVSAETEERRQFMMESLTKPVTLAEHVESQLLGMRFDEEERGDIILLLGHLNDNGWLKKSLTEIAEEESRPVEDLAFAQEMLLTLDPPGLGASDLRHCLMTQLSRLGRSKSLEYHILDECFGLLSRRKLEDIASHFEVEIEDVQAAAERITTLNPRPAKELEEAPVSGFHVQPEMTIEKQDGRWVVVLHKDVTPSLKISHFYKNMMAEAEGKKDVREFIRDHIKRGRFFIDMLRQRHQTIQKVAEHIVARQEDFFETGPAHLKPMTMAEIATEVGVHESTVSRTVAGKYAITPHGMFELRSFFTSGMATYAGEAVSARAVEAALKDIVADEDRHHPLNDKEIAEHLAQRGIRISRRTVVKYRDRLGILPSALRRGL
- a CDS encoding sigma-54-dependent transcriptional regulator, which gives rise to MDFLVIDDERSIRDATCMLIDDEGHYAEPVVNSASALTRLKEEKYDAILLDLKLGAENGLDVLEILVKQYPQIPVVMFTAQGTVKTAVEAVRRGALDFLEKPFTREEFRAVLARLNRFRQMSQRIETLEKEVQEVRQQNGPEPRFDFETPAMKSVMDVLMRAAKAPAAILILGESGTGKSVVARAIHEQSHLHDKPFVTVSCPSLSKELLQSDLFGHVKGSFTGAVRDTWGKIKQAEGGTLFLDEIGELPLEIQPQLLRLLQEREYERVGETVTRKADVRVIAATNRDLKECVRNRTFREDLYFRLNVISVEMPPLRQRQDDLLRFAEYYTDHFAHQVGRKLRGISATARQRIMSYPWPGNLRELRNAIERAVILSSAEQLEATDLPSEVHDQVDSSPALLNTASNVTGNAVGSFSVQALAGMTLEQVEELQIRHTLEHAPSLAEAAQMLGIDQATLYRKRKKLGLNKD